A stretch of the Perca flavescens isolate YP-PL-M2 chromosome 10, PFLA_1.0, whole genome shotgun sequence genome encodes the following:
- the klb gene encoding beta-klotho yields MLNHPSSPTQFLLSLLLLVCGWNTAACSLGEGRKIWQQPKPDPIIEGQSFLQDTFPSGFLWGSGTSAFQTEGAWDQEGKGPSIWDHFTNSTVSGNLVKETANVASDSYTRWEEDVEALEYLGARSYSFSLSWPRLFPDGNARGQPNTAAVQHYSRLIERLLEKEIEPIVTLHHWDLPQVLQERYGGWKNDTLVGLFDEYAAFCFHTFGSRVRYWLTMNNPYLVAVQGYGTGVHAPGETGGPAGSLIVAHNLIRAHAKAWHTYNTHYRAAQKGKVSIVLGTHWVEPQRGQATAANVELCQQSIEAVLGWFANPIFGDGDYPVSLKIKHGALLPTFSPEERLWVQTTADFFALSFGPNNFRMGWGLAQYGQTLTPDLRRVLGWIKLEYGDPMVLVTEGSWFSKASVGKEDTVAIYHMKWSINKVLQAIKFDGVPVFGYSAWSLVDGFEWNYGFTERRGLFYIDFSQPNRPRTPKTTAQYYRRVVTDNGFPNFETSREIRGRFPCKFHWGIADSTLQVHFYPFSPQFTDTHLYSWNLTGDGSLRPVPGAKIHTRRAQCTDYLAIRGHLRLFASTGASHYSFALNWSLILPQGDLSNVNTEALRYYRCVLTELKKLDLEAVVILYYPTHRANLGMPGPLHASGGWLNYSTVEAFQEYAALCYKQLGSWVPYWITFNEPNRLVDVYSSGKEKHRAAHNLLLAHAKAWRLYEREHSSQQRALVSLALHADWAKPANPFLDSHKAAAQRFLLFELGRFLDPLLGTRYEEKPSKGDYPQEMKAYLEERARVMGLPESPLPSFTETEREELRGTLSFIALNHFTTRLVSPYPYTQTNFQQGQPPDHGCQILSDPTWPSSSLGNAVVPWGLRKILNWVTQRYGGALPIIVTASGVDDPAPVEDKLRQHFLRSYLQEAFKAHQLDGVNLQGFYVWKLQDRHAPQFGLFTSTHHQSKAKASIAVYKEIITHGGFPEDNTMQTCRLNELHGPCSVCAWMFENKATLVFGGCILLTGVMLTALVIFFIITKRNQTRGRGSGVNRRRRREGVPVCSRPPVKC; encoded by the exons ATGCTGAACCATCCTTCTTCTCCCACACAGTTTTTACTCTCCCTCCTGTTGCTGGTGTGTGGTTGGAACACAGCCGCCTGTTCTCTTGGGGAGGGCAGGAAGATTTGGCAGCAGCCCAAGCCGGACCCCATCATCGAAGGCCAATCTTTCCTCCAGGACACCTTCCCTTCAGGATTCCTTTGGGGTTCGGGGACGTCTGCCTTCCAGACAGAGGGAGCCTGGGATCAGGAGGGGAAAGGCCCATCCATCTGGGACCATTTCACCAACTCCACTGTCAGTGGTAATTTGGTAAAAGAGACTGCCAATGTGGCTAGCGACAGCTACACTCGCTGGGAAGAAGATGTGGAGGCACTGGAGTATCTAGGTGCAAGATcatactctttctctctctcctggccCAGACTCTTTCCTGATGGGAATGCCAGAGGTCAGCCCAATACAGCTGCTGTGCAACATTACAGCCGACTCATAGAGAGGCTTCTGGAAAAGGAAATTGAGCCCATCGTCACCCTCCATCACTGGGACCTGCCACAAGTCCTGCAGGAGCGCTATGGAGGCTGGAAAAATGACACACTGGTGGGACTGTTTGATGAGTACGCTGCCTTTTGTTTCCACACATTTGGGAGCCGTGTTAGGTACTGGCTCACAATGAATAATCCATACTTGGTGGCTGTGCAGGGGTATGGGACAGGTGTGCACGCTCCTGGAGAAACAGGGGGTCCCGCTGGCTCTCTCATTGTGGCCCACAACCTGATCAGG GCACACGCCAAAGCATGGCACACCTACAACACCCACTACCGTGCAGCTCAGAAGGGTAAAGTatccattgttttgggaacCCACTGGGTTGAGCCACAAAGAGGCCAAGCCACAGCTGCTAATGTTGAGCTTTGCCAGCAGTCAATAGAGGCTGTCCTTGGCTGGTTTGCCAACCCCATCTTTGGGGATGGAGACTACCCAGTCTCTTTAAAAATCAAGCATGGGGCCCTATTGCCCACATTCTCCCCTGAGGAGAGGCTGTGGGTGCAGACAACAGCTGACTTTTTTGCTCTGTCCTTTGGGCCTAACAACTTCCGTATGGGCTGGGGCCTGGCCCAGTATGGGCAGACTCTGACCCCAGACCTGAGGCGCGTTCTGGGCTGGATAAAGCTGGAGTATGGGGATCCGATGGTGCTGGTGACTGAGGGAAGCTGGTTTTCTAAAGCCAGCGTGGGAAAGGAGGACACTGTCGCCATTTACCATATGAAGTGGTCTATCAACAAGGTCCTGCAAG ctaTCAAGTTTGATGGTGTGCCGGTGTTTGGCTACTCCGCCTGGTCACTGGTGGATGGATTCGAGTGGAATTATGGCTTCACTGAAAGGCGAGGCCTTTTCTACATCGATTTCAGCCAACCAAACCGACCCAGGACTCCAAAGACCACTGCTCAGTACTACAGACGTGTAGTCACTGACAATGGTTTCCCCAATTTTGAAACCTCAAGAGAGATCAGAGGCCGTTTCCCCTGCAAATTTCACTGGGGTATTGCCGACTCAACTTTACAG GTCCACTTCTACCCTTTCTCGCCACAATTTACTGACACCCATTTGTACAGCTGGAACCTGACAGGAGACGGATCATTGCGTCCAGTTCCAGGGGCAAAGATCCACACCAGACGAGCCCAGTGCACCGACTACTTGGCCATTCGAGGTCATCTTCGCCTGTTTGCGTCCACTGGGGCATCTCACTACAGCTTCGCCCTAAACTGGTCCCTAATTTTACCCCAGGGAGACCTCTCTAATGTGAACACTGAAGCTCTGAG GTACTACCGCTGTGTCCTGACCGAGCTCAAGAAGCTGGACCTAGAGGCCGTCGTTATTCTCTACTACCCCACACACAGAGCAAATCTGGGCATGCCTGGGCCACTGCATGCCTCTGGTGGTTGGCTCAACTACAGCACAGTGGAGGCCTTTCAAGAATATGCAGCACTGTGTTACAAGCAGCTGGGGTCCTGGGTTCCATACTGGATCACCTTCAATGAGCCAAACAGGCTGGTAGATGTTTATTCCAGTGGGAAAGAAAAGCATCGGGCAGCTCATAACCTTCTTCTGGCTCACGCAAAAGCCTGGAGGCTGTACGAGAGGGAACACTCTAGTCAACAGAGAGCACTGGTATCACTCGCATTACATGCAGACTGGGCCAAACCTGCAAACCCCTTCCTGGACTCACATAAGGCAGCAGCACAGAGATTCCTTTTGTTTGAACTAGGCCGCTTCTTAGACCCATTGCTTGGGACTAGATATGAGGAGAAGCCTAGCAAGGGGGACTATCCACAAGAAATGAAGGCTTACCTGGAGGAGAGAGCTCGAGTAATGGGCCTCCCTGAATCCCCTCTTCCTAGCTTTACTGAGACTGAGAGGGAGGAGCTGAGAGGGACTTTGAGTTTTATCGCACTGAACCATTTTACCACCCGCTTGGTCTCTCCATATCCCTATACACAGACCAATTTTCAGCAGGGACAACCCCCTGATCATGGCTGTCAAATCCTTTCTGATCCCACTTGGCCCTCCTCTAGTCTGGGGAATGCTGTTGTACCCTGGGGCCTGCGGAAGATACTAAACTGGGTGACCCAGAGATATGGAGGGGCTCTGCCTATCATTGTCACAGCCAGTGGAGTTGATGACCCGGCTCCTGTGGAGGACAAACTCAGGCAACACTTTCTCAGGAGTTATCTGCAGGAGGCATTTAAAG CTCACCAATTAGATGGAGTCAACCTGCAGGGCTTCTATGTATGGAAACTGCAAGATCGACATGCTCCCCAGTTTGGCCTCTTCACCTCAACCCACCACCAATCCAAAGCCAAAGCCTCCATCGCTGTCTACAAAGAAATCATCACTCATGGCGGTTTCCCTGAGGATAACACCATGCAGACCTGCAGGTTAAATGAGCTGCATGGACCTTGCTCTGTATGTGCATGGATGTTCGAGAACAAAGCGACGTTGGTCTTCGGAGGTTGCATCCTATTAACAGGTGTTATGTTGACAGCACTTGTCATCTTTTTCATCATCACCAAGAGAAACCAAACAAGAGGCAGAGGGAGTGGGGTGaacaggaggagaagaagggaaGGAGTCCCTGTATGTTCACGTCCACCTGTTAAGTGCTAA